One Cucurbita pepo subsp. pepo cultivar mu-cu-16 chromosome LG09, ASM280686v2, whole genome shotgun sequence DNA window includes the following coding sequences:
- the LOC111802115 gene encoding trihelix transcription factor ASIL1-like translates to MDINPTPSPPISDTNHHHPLPSAAATHGDPSPKKALSSTVGDRLKRDEWSEGAVATLLEAYESKWVLRNRAKLKGHDWEDVARHVSSRANFTKSPKTQTQCKNKIESMKKRYRSETASAVDAAAASSSWPLYHRLDLLLRGNTQPPPLATSVILVDAPPPPPPPPPPPPPPSPPPFTATLNCLGSNGVDGIIPKEDGVDETRVSDKEEKNKNNNNVVVETDSSTPAMPYSDNEKLRSKQQPKAKKTKKKKKKKTRMSDELDEIASSIRWLAEVVTRSEQTRMEMMRDIERMRAEAEAKRGEMDLKRTEIIANTQLEIAKLFAAGGKAADSSSRIGRPTSFN, encoded by the exons ATGGATATCAACCCCACTCCATCTCCACCCATCTCCGACACAAACCACCACCACCCTCTtccctccgccgccgccacgCACGGCGACCCTTCTCCAAAAAAAGCCCTTTCTTCCACGGTCGGCGACCGCCTCAAACGCGACGAATGGAGCGAAGGCGCGGTCGCCACCCTCTTGGAAGCTTATGAATCCAAATGGGTTCTTAGAAATAGAGCCAAACTCAAAGGCCATGATTGGGAAGATGTGGCTCGCCATGTCTCTTCAAGGGCTAACTTCACCAAATCGCCTAAGACTCAAACGCAGTGTAAGAATAAAATTGAGTCCATGAAGAAGCGGTATCGTTCCGAAACGGCCTCCGCCGTTGACGCCGCCGCTGCTTCCTCCTCCTGGCCGTTGTATCATCGCCTTGATCTCTTGCTCCGGGGAAACACTCAACCACCTCCTCTTGCCACGTCGGTGATTCTGGTTGATGcgccaccgccaccaccaccaccgccaccgccgccgcctcctccGTCTCCTCCGCCCTTCACGGCTACGCTGAATTGTCTCGGATCTAATGGTGTTGATGGGATTATTCCAAAG GAGGATGGAGTTGATGAAACAAGAGTATCAGATAAGGaggaaaagaacaagaacaacaacaacgttGTAGTGGAGACAGACAGTAGCACACCAGCAATGCCATACAGCGACAACGAGAAGCTAAGATCGAAACAACAACCAAAagcgaagaagacgaagaaaaagaagaagaagaaaacgagGATGTCGGACGAGCTGGATGAGATTGCTAGCAGCATTCGGTGGCTAGCCGAGGTCGTGACGAGGTCGGAGCAAACGAGAATGGAGATGATGAGGGATATCGAAAGGATGAGAGCTGAAGCAGAGGCTAAAAGAGGAGAAATGGATCTGAAAAGAACAGAGATTATTGCTAACACTCAGCTGGAGATTGCTAAGCTCTTTGCAGCTGGTGGCAAGGCTGCTGATTCTTCATCAAGGATTGGGAGGCCCActtcatttaattaa
- the LOC111802305 gene encoding aspartyl protease AED3-like, giving the protein MNTKPSTFLFSLLLLLLLRLLAAASGGSLRVFHISTHSKPLSWADGVLQMQAKDEARLQLLSSLVARRSDAPIASGRQVIQSPSYVVRANIGTPAQTLLLALDTSNDATWIPCSGCVGCPGTSVFSSDKSSSFRPLPCQSPQCSQVPNPSCGTSACGFNMTYGSSTVAADLVQDNITLARDSVPAFTFGCITKATGSSVPPQGLLGLGRGSLSLLSQTQSLYQSTFSYCLPSFKSASFSGSLRLGPVAQPKRIKYTPLLRNPRRSSLYYVNLIGIRVGSKVVDIPPSAFAFNTATGSGTIIDSGTTFTRLVAPAYTAVRDEFQRRVGNATVSSLGGFDTCYTVPIVSPTITFMFDAMNVTLPPDNFLIHSTAGSTTCLAMASAPDNVNSVLNVIANMQQQNHRIVFDIPNSRVGVAREPCS; this is encoded by the exons ATGAACACAAAACCATCCACtttcctcttctctctcctcctcctcctcctcctccgcctcctCGCCGCCGCTTCCGGCGGCTCCCTCCGCGTCTTCCACATCTCCACCCACTCCAAGCCGCTGTCATGGGCCGACGGAGTACTCCAAATGCAGGCCAAGGACGAAGCTCGTCTCCAGCTACTCTCCTCCCTAGTCGCCCGCCGCTCCGACGCGCCCATCGCCTCCGGCCGCCAGGTGATCCAGAGCCCCTCGTACGTGGTCCGGGCAAACATCGGAACCCCTGCCCAGACGCTGCTATTGGCCCTGGATACCAGCAATGATGCCACGTGGATTCCGTGTTCCGGCTGCGTGGGCTGCCCGGGAACCTCCGTTTTCTCCTCTGATAAATCCTCCTCCTTCCGGCCGCTCCCCTGCCAGTCGCCGCAATGCAGCCAG GTACCGAACCCCAGTTGCGGTACCAGCGCGTGCGGTTTCAACATGACATACGGCAGCTCGACGGTGGCGGCGGATTTGGTTCAAGACAACATAACGCTGGCTAGGGACTCGGTTCCGGCGTTCACATTCGGGTGCATCACGAAGGCCACCGGGAGCTCAGTGCCGCCGCAGGGGCTGTTGGGGCTGGGCCGTGGCTCATTGTCGCTCTTGTCGCAGACCCAGAGTCTGTACCAGTCCACATTCTCCTACTGCCTTCCCAGCTTCAAATCGGCTAGCTTTTCTGGGTCGTTGCGGCTCGGGCCAGTGGCTCAGCCTAAGAGGATTAAGTATACGCCGCTCCTCCGCAACCCGAGACGGTCGTCGTTGTATTATGTCAATTTGATCGGGATTAGAGTCGGTAGTAAAGTCGTCGACATTCCTCCTAGTGCTTTCGCTTTTAACACCGCCACCGGCTCCGGCACCATCATTGATTCTG GGACGACGTTCACAAGACTAGTGGCGCCGGCGTACACGGCGGTGAGGGACGAGTTCCAGCGAAGAGTAGGCAACGCAACCGTCTCATCTCTTGGTGGCTTCGACACTTGCTACACCGTCCCCATCGTCTCCCCCACCATAACCTTCATGTTCGACGCAATGAACGTCACTCTCCCACCGGACAACTTCCTCATCCACAGCACCGCCGGATCCACCACCTGCCTCGCCATGGCCTCGGCACCCGACAATGTCAACTCTGTCCTCAACGTTATTGCCAACATGCAACAACAAAACCACCGTATCGTCTTCGACATTCCCAATTCCCGTGTCGGTGTCGCCCGCGAACCGTGCTCTTAG